The genomic region ATTGGTTTGTTTTAAACAATAATTTATTGTTATCGGATAAAAGTATCAAATTAATTAAAACAAAATTATTGCGTCATCCTCTGTTTTAGATATAGTAGGGTTTCGGCTACATGGCGTTCGGATACTGAAAAAAAATGTAGTAGACTTACTACATACCGATGGTTTATTTAGCTAATCGGGTAAAAATATCGCATTTCTCTATTTAGATTATATAAATATGTCAACTATGAGAGATTTAATTCACAATTTTATGGCTAAGTTTAAAAATTCACTGAAAACAGTGATTTATACATTATTTAAATGTTTGTACTTTCGTTTTGATTGAAATTCTATGAAAAAATTACTAGTCGGATTATTATTATTTGTTTCATGCTTTAGCCTCAGTTCTTGTTTTGACATCGTCGAAGAAATTGATATGAAAGCAAACGGTTCGGGAACCATAAAAGGAACCTTGAACCTGAGCAAAAGCAAAACTAAAGCCGCTTCGTTGATGAAGTTGGACAAAATAGATGGCTTTAAAATCCCGTCGGAGTCAGAAATCCGAAAAGAGATGAATACCATGGTCAATCTACTGAAGAACACAAAAGGTATTTCAAACGTGAATTATCGTTTGGACTTCACTAATTATATCGCTAGCATATCCTGCGATTTTCAGAATGTGCAAGCGTTGAACGCCTATACCAAAACCTTAGGTGCTCATTTTAAATCTCGTTTTAACGAGAATACAAGTTATGCTTATGATACGAAAACTAAAACCTTTATTCGAAGCTATAAGCATAGTGCAGAAGCAAAAAAAGAGTTCGCAAAACTTCAAACAGAAAATCGAAAGTCATTCGACCAAGCATTTTATACCAGTATTTACCGCTTTGATGCATCGGTGGCAAAGCAAGCAAGCAATGTTGCTAAAGTATCGCCAAATAAGAGAGCTGTTATGCTAAAAACAAGCATTCCTAGCCTTATCTCTGGACAGGTAAATTTGGCAAACAGCATCGTATTACAATAATAGTAGATAAAATTTAACAAGAATTACATATGAATAAATTAAAGATGGCATTGATTGCTGGGGCAATTGGTTTGGCAAGCCCAGTTTTTTCTCAAGATTTGATCGATAAAGTTCCTGGAGAATCAAACTTCGTTCTCGCAATCAATGGTAAAGCATTCTTTAAACACGTCGATGCCGAACAAGTTAACCGCATATTGACACGCACAGGATTCTTCAAGAATGTGATGGGTAAAAACAATCCGTTAAGTACGAAAGATATCCAGGAGATGGGCATTGATATTCGCGCCAATGCCTATATCAATTCGATTACGACCGATAGTGTACAATATTTGGGTGCTTTGTTCCCGCTATCTGATAAAGCTAAATTTGAAGCGCTGCTGCCAAAAGAGAAAGAAATAGTACAGGTTAATGGTTTACCAACTATCTATAGCTCGGACAAAACGCTACGTATCAGTTGGGATAACCATACCATCTATATCCTAGGAGGTGTTGCTATGGATAATTATTTCAATAGAGATGATATTAAGCAGCGCTATGGTTTATTGGAACAGGAAGCGGATGCCGTCGCTGAGCCATTTGAAATACCGGGGCCGCCAGCAATTCCTGCAGACACAACTGAAGTAGAGTGGGAGGCTTGGGATCCTGAAGAGGAAGAATCTGCTGCCGAAGCGGCTGAGGAAGCTGCTGAAGAAGTCGAAGTTATGCTGGCACCACCAGCAAACGCAGAAACTGAAGAAGATGAATATGCTTATGTTGATTCCGTTTTGGAACGCGACGAGTATCAGGATGATTATTATTTAGAATATCGTAAGATTGAAAATCATAATGATTCGATCAAAAACGTATTGGTTAGCGGTTGGGTTGATTCAAAACTAAACGACATTGTCGCTGGCAAGATTGAACGCCATGCGTCGAAGAACTTGCGTAACATCAAGGATAATGAGTTGATCCGTTTTGAAATGGACCATATAACAGACTTTTATAAGTATTACTATCCGACAGATATACTCTACAGCACTTTAGGAATGCGCCCTGCCTTCGACTACGGTTATAAGTCTGTGAGCGGTGCGGCTGTTATTGAAGGTAATAAGTTGAGCTTTAAAGGCGACTTGACCTTCGATAAGACGATGGCCAAGTATTATAAAGAAATCTACCAAAACAAGTTCAATCCTAAGTTCTATAAGTACTTAGATAAAAATGCTTTAGGATTTCTTACTTTAAATCTTAATACAGAAGCATATTTAAAGCACCTTCCAAAAATTGCAACACGTGTGTTTGGCGAAGAAAACGACAATCGCTATTCGGAAATCGTTGATGTATTCGCAACTTCCTTCGAGATTCTTGTGGATGAGAAAGCTATTGCGAAAGTATTTAAAGGAGATAATCTGATTGTTTTAAACGGCGTGACAAACAAGGAGATTACCTATACCGACTATGAATACGATGAGGATTATAACTATACCGAGGTTGAACGTACTAAGACCGAAGCAGTGCCTGATTTTCTATGGATGTTCTCTTCTGATGACGTGAGCATCTTTGAAAAAATTATTAAAATCGGATTGCGCGAAGAAGGATTGATCGATCATGATGGAATATATGAGTTCAAAGTAGGTTCTCGTGAAACGATAAAACCTTATCTATTAATCGACAAAGGTATCGTGTTTATGGGCAATGACCTAACGAAGTTACAAGCTATTAAAGATGGTTCTTTCAGAGCAACGGGTGATAAGGATTTCATCAATTTGGCAAAGAAAAACCCAGTCGTAGCTTTATTTAACACGCCGAAGTTACCAGCGATGTTAACCGACCTTGATATTCCGGTACACCGTTCGATGCAGAAATCCGTAGACGAACTGTCCAAATATGGAAATATCTATATGGTTGGTTCGAAAGTCAAAGGCAATTCTATGCAGGGGGAGCTTGCGATCGAGTTTCCTGAAGGACAGAAAAACGCATTATCATTTTTAGTAAATTTAATCGAAAATTGGACTTTAGATTTGGAAGAATAAGCAAATGAAGTGGATAAAAAAGACGTTCATCATATTAACTGGACTTATAGCTGTACTAGCTATAAGTCTTTTTATCTATAAAGAGATTCGTGCTTCAAAGGCAAAGGATATCCTGATACCATCGAACACCAAAGCTTTGATACAGATAAATGTTGATGGCTTGGTATCAGAACTAATGGGCAATGCAATCAGTAACCCGAATTCTTATTTCTTTGGTAAGCGTGATAGCTTAGGCGTTAAGAAGCCGAAGGCTTGGGAGACAGGTCTCGCCATCCCATCTACCTTATTTCTATTTTCGGATAAGGAAGAATATGATCTTTATTACACGGTTCAACGAATAAGCGATGTGCGGCGGTTTAAGCGATTTTTAAAATCGAACATGCAGATTGATTTAGATTTAGTTTCGACCGCTGTAGAGGGTGGATTCTCCTATTTTCAAAAGAAAAACTTCGCCTTACTGATGAACGATCAGCGAATAGTGTTTTCTATCGGTAGAGACAGTACTGATCAGGCGCCTAAGCTGAGAGTTTTACTACAAGATAGCCAAAGCACTTGGGTAAATGCACTAAACTGGTCAAAGGAACATAGCGAAGATCGAAAGGGTGATATTCTTTGGTCAAATGCGGAGAAAAACTGGTTTACCTTTGACTTCCTAAATGGCAGTGTTCATGTGGATGGCTTGCTGAAATCTGATAAATGGCGTTTATCGGAAGCTCCAAAACAACTAAAACCTTTACCCAACGCGGTTGTGAGTGCTTATCTAGATGCCGACTTAAGCGAATGGATAAAAGCGCAGGATAGTTTATTGCATCGCTTGAATGTGCCTGTGGATAGCATTTATCAATATTATGGAGGATATGTAGATTTACAATGGCTCGCTCAAGATGTTAAGCAGCAGGAGAGCATTGTTTCCTACGAATATGATGATAATTTCGAGATGAAAGAAGTGGTACAGCTTCAGGAGATAGATGCTCCGAATCTGTTGTTACGCTTAAAAGCATCTCCACATCTGCTTGGATATCTGCCTGAGAAACTTTTTTATAAATTCAATAAATCGAACCAGGCTGATTTGATCAGTTTGTTCACTGGAAAGGAAAGCTCTACAGATGCTAGTTTCGATAAAGCAAAACTCGTTTTTAATCTCAACTATTCAAAAGCGCCTTCGGTGAGCAGACATTTTAGCTGGCTACCATTCTTTGATCGCTGGCAAAAGGTAAAGTTGGAAGGGCGCGCAATGGATAAGCAAACAATGCAGTTGCACGGCTACTTGATTTTACCAAAAGAGAAAATTCATGCTTTATATCAATTGCTAGAAGATTAATCCTTTTCGCGGTTAGGATGTCTATTAAAATAAGAATCTACCGAATACTTGCAATAAATGGCAGAATATTTGGTAACATCAAATAGATTAATAGAACATATGCTTATGAAACGGATAATTGGATTAATAATGGTGGTTATGTTAGCTCTAACGGCAGCGTCTTGTTACAGCCACAGACATCACCCACACGGAATGCCTCCAGGGCAAGCAAAAAAGATTTACGGTAAAAAATCTGCAAGACAGTTTGCTCCAGGACAACAGAAGAAATATAAAGGCAAGAAGGGACATAACGGCAATCGCGGCAATAACGGAAGACATCACCACACGAGTGTACATTGGTACAATTAATGGTTTTGAGAGATATATAAAAAGAGGTTATCTATTACAGGTAACCTCTTTTTCTTTTAGGGTAGTGCTGAAAAAAAATAAACAAAGAATTTCAGCAATTCCCATCTACTCTCAAATCAAAATAAACAATCCTTAATAAGACGCCCTAGGTCTTAATACTAAATTCTTACTACTAAATACTAGTTCCCTTTTAAGCCAATTTGAAACCCAATACAAAAGGAGAAGCCTGAACAGTTCCCATGTTACAGTCGATGATTTATTACGGAATTTTTTTTGTTAACAAAAGAATGGAAAGATGAGGTTTCGACTGTCTTTAGGGGAAATAAAATGTCATTATGAAAATTTGATATTACTAATAAGTAAAAATTAATATTTTTATTGTATCACATTCGAATAAAGTTATCTAATTTCACATATGTAACCAATCTATAATAGTTATGAGAAAAATTATTAACAAAAGAGCAGTTGTTGTTTTGATTCTAATTTCAATGTTGCCGAATAAGTCAAAAACGCAAATCATTCCATGTCCTCCGAATTCGATTTTTATGCTTTGTATCCCTTATAAAGAGGGTGGGTGTTATACAGGTTGTACTTGCAAGCCTGGTTTTATGGTTGGCATAGATAAGGAATGCGAAGAAATAAAAGTAATGCAAAGAAAGGCAAAAACGGTCTATGCATTTATTAAACCACCAACTACTCAAAAGAGAATAGTCTTTCTTAGCGGTCAAACCTTGAAGGTCGGTGTGTTTAATAATAACATTTTACCTGTTCATCTGTCGATAAAAAGTATCCCTTTCAAAAAGGAAAAGATGGGTAAAGATAGAATTATAGCTCCGTTAAGTAAAAGAGAATTTTTAGATTCTAAATTCGGCCATGCCCCAATAGGTTATGGGTATCATGTTGTGTCGATTTCCCCAGTTGCAAATGTTACTATTAAAAAACTTTAGCATGAAAAATATTAAGAACATAATTTATGTGCCATTAATCTTGGTTTTAATGGCATGTCAAACTTCCGAACCTGAGCAACAAGATTTAGCGTTGTTGGCGAAAAGCAATCAATATATTGAGGTCGATATGAAATATTTTAACGATATCGACTATGCGACGGGAATCAAAACAATTCCTGATGAAGCAATGCGCAATATTAAAGCGGTAATTTATCGAATCTATTCGAATGTCGATATTGTCGATAATCAATATGTCTTAAGAATTTCCTCGGGCAAGGACATACATATATCCGATACGCTGTTTAATATTTATTATAAACATCTAAAGAAAGCGAATGATTACTTTACGACTCCTATTACTGCAAGCAGTGCGATGGAGGAAGATGCAGATATGAAAAAGGAACATAAAGGGAAATATCCTGTTGCCAGTCCGATAGGAGAAGAATATCTGAATTCCTTGCTGCGATAAAGATTGAGTTTTCCGCTACGCAGTTATTCTAATGTGCAAAAAAAAGCATCGGTAGAGAACCGGTGCTTTTTCATTTATTATACTTGTTGAAAATAGTTTCGAATGGCGTCTTCGTCTTTCTTGATCTGATCTTTCATCAGATCTAAGCTTTCAAACCATTGGTCATGACGAATAAACGATAAGAATTTTACGCGTAGGCTCTTGCTGTATAGATCATCGTTAAAGTCTAACAGGTTAACTTCAATCTTTCTATTCATGCCATCAACGGTTGGTCTTGTGCCGATATAGCACATTCCTTTCGCAATACGTTCGGGTTCCGGCTGATAATACTCGCCTGTACCGATATCCGCCGCTCTAGGGTATACTTCCACTTCCACGGCATAAATACCGTATGCAGGGATGAGCTTATGGCTTTCATGGATATGCAAGTTCGCAGTAGGGAAACCTATTTCTCTACCTATTTGATCGCCACGGATAACAGTTCCTGTTAATTCGAAAGGATAGCCTAAATATTTATTCGCTGTGTCGATATCACCTTTGATCAGGGACTCGCGAATTCTCGTTGATGATACTGCTACATCCTCGATATCCTGTTCTGGAATCTCCTCTACCGTATAATCAAAGATGCTCGCATAGTGGATCAACTCCTTAATGGTTCCTTTACGATCTTTTCCAAAGTGATGGTCATATCCAATAACGATCTTTTTACAGCCGATTTTATTGACCAATACATTGGAGATATATTCCTCCGGAGTCTGATTAGAGAAGTCTCGTGTGAACGGCGTAATAATAAGGTGATCGATTCCTGCTAAAGCTAACTGTTCTACCTTCTCTTCAATATCGTTGATCAGACGTAAAGAATCGTCGTCAGGATTGATGATTAAACGGGGGTGAGGGTAGAAGGTCAATAGGACCGTTTCGCCGGTGTTATGCTTCGCTAACTCCGTTATTTTGTTTAGAATCTTTTGGTGGCCGACGTGAACTCCATCGAATGTGCCAATGGTGACAATGGCAAAATCCAATGGTTCGAATTCGTCCAGATTTCTATATATTTTCATGTTATGATATATGCTTCTTATTTGTGTAATTCTAAGCTTTTGTTTTTCTGAATGATCGCTATCAATTCGGTCAGCTCCCATGCATTATTAACGTCGAAGTCTCCACTTTTTGTTCTTCGCAGACTGGATAGATGAGCTCCTACGCCCAATTTCTCTCCAAAGTCATTGGCAATGGATCGGATGTATGTGCCCTTGCTACATCTTATCCTAAAATGTACGATGGGAAGCACTACATTGACAACTTCAAATGCGGAGATACTTACCTTTCTAGCCTTCAGTTCAACTTCTTCGCCACGACGAGCTTTCTCATAAACGCGTTCTCCACCTATCTTAATTGCGGAGTGTGCCGGCGGATACTGTTCCTGTTCGCCAAGAAAAGTCGCCGCAACTTCATGAACTTGCTGTTCGCTTATGTGGCTGATATCTGAAGTGTTTTCGATTTCGGTTTCAAGGTCATACGACGGTGTGGTCGCTCCAATAGTAAAGGTACCGATATATTCCTTATCCT from Sphingobacterium sp. BN32 harbors:
- a CDS encoding quinol oxidase subunit 4 — its product is MKRIIGLIMVVMLALTAASCYSHRHHPHGMPPGQAKKIYGKKSARQFAPGQQKKYKGKKGHNGNRGNNGRHHHTSVHWYN
- a CDS encoding bifunctional riboflavin kinase/FAD synthetase encodes the protein MKIYRNLDEFEPLDFAIVTIGTFDGVHVGHQKILNKITELAKHNTGETVLLTFYPHPRLIINPDDDSLRLINDIEEKVEQLALAGIDHLIITPFTRDFSNQTPEEYISNVLVNKIGCKKIVIGYDHHFGKDRKGTIKELIHYASIFDYTVEEIPEQDIEDVAVSSTRIRESLIKGDIDTANKYLGYPFELTGTVIRGDQIGREIGFPTANLHIHESHKLIPAYGIYAVEVEVYPRAADIGTGEYYQPEPERIAKGMCYIGTRPTVDGMNRKIEVNLLDFNDDLYSKSLRVKFLSFIRHDQWFESLDLMKDQIKKDEDAIRNYFQQV
- the truB gene encoding tRNA pseudouridine(55) synthase TruB; this translates as MENTSKLNEHTDFNFAQGELLLIDKPLTWTSFDVVGKLRNSLKPLKLKVGHAGTLDPLATGLLIVCTGKMTKQIDTFQAEDKEYIGTFTIGATTPSYDLETEIENTSDISHISEQQVHEVAATFLGEQEQYPPAHSAIKIGGERVYEKARRGEEVELKARKVSISAFEVVNVVLPIVHFRIRCSKGTYIRSIANDFGEKLGVGAHLSSLRRTKSGDFDVNNAWELTELIAIIQKNKSLELHK